The sequence below is a genomic window from Caldanaerobius fijiensis DSM 17918.
ATCGCTGATCGTTTGGCGGTTATGTATGCAGGGAAGATTGTAGAAGTAGGTGATATTAGAGAGATATTCTATAATGCTAAACACCCATATACGAGAGGATTGCTAAATGCAGCGCCGTCGTTGCTTGACGATGTAAGCAAACGGAAAGCAATAAAAGGCTTACCGCCAGATATGATATCGCCTCCAAAAGGATGTCGTTTTCACCCACGATGTTCTTTGGCTAATGAATACTGCAGAGAATACGAACCCTGCATGAAGGATTTAGGTAATAAGCACCTGGTGGCGTGCCACTTGTATGATAAGGAGGCGTTAAAAGATGGATCCGCTGATGTCAATTAGGGATTTATATATAATATTTGAGCACAGGGAAGGCTTTATTGGGAAACCAAAGACGGTTGAAGCGGTTTCAGGTGTCAATTTGGATATCTATCCTGGAGAGATAATAGCTGTGGTGGGTGAAAGCGGTTGTGGCAAGACCACATTAGGGAAAGCTATTTGTGGATTATATAAACCGTCAAAAGGGTCCCTGATTTTTCAAGGAAAAGATATTTCAAAACTTAACAAGAAGGAATTTAAAGAGTTTAGAAGGAACGTACAGATGGTACATCAGGATTCATATGCAGCTCTAAACCCAACGAGAACTATATATCAGTCATTGAGTGCACCTATAATAAGAAATGGTTTTGCAAAAGATCGTAAACAAGCTTATGAGATAATATGCGAGTTATTAGAGACTGTTGAACTAACGCCGCCAGAGCTTTACTTAGAAAAATTTCCGCACCAATTGAGCGGTGGGCAGAGGCAAAGGATATTAATGGCCAGAGCTATATCTTTAAGGCCGAAGTTAATAGTAGCCGATGAACCGGTATCTATGATCGACGTGTCTTTAAGGATATCTATATTAGACCTCATGGCACATTTGAATAAACAATTTGGTATTGCTTTTATTTATATAACCCATGATTTGTCTACTGCAAGGTACATAGCATCGAACGGCCGTATAGCTGTGATGTATTTGGGGAAAATTATAGAAACAGGTCAGTTAAATAAGGTACTATCACATCCCCACCACCCTTATCTTCAGGCGCTTCTTTCGGCAGTTCCCATACCTGATCCGGATATTGCCAGAAATATGAAGCAGCTTCCGTTGCGCAGCTGGGATATGCCGGATCCTACCAGTCCACCTCCGGGGTGTAGGTTTAATCCGCGCTGCCCATATGCCAGAGAAATTTGTCAGCAAAATGAGCCAATTTTAAGGAATTATGAAGATGATATGGTTTCGTGTCATCTGGCAGAAAAGGTGCCTGCATGGAAAATAGGATAAAGAGGTGAAATGATGAGAAGTGACGAAAAGATCGGTTTATGTAAGCTGATCATGTTTTTCTCTATATTTCTTACGATTATGTGCCTTATAAATCTGCTGTTTGTAGATGTCAGGTCGGGAGAATTTGTGATACTTATCATAGCATTGGTTGCCAATGTAGTTACAATAATAGGTTCTAGGGTATATATTATACGTGCCATGAAAAATAAATTTGAAGGTAAAACTGTAGGGCAATAGTCCTACAGTTTTATTTATCTAGATTTTTTTGAAGTGTGATTAAAATATTATTGAAATTATTCAACAAATGCAACTTGACTGTATTTTATTACATTGATATATTAAAGTCATAAATGCGGGAATTTACTTGTGCGGTAAAATCACAAATATATTAAATTCATAAAGAAAGGAGAAAATTATGTTTAAACGTTTTACTGCGGTTATCGCAATTGTAATGCTTATCATTTTCACTTTGACAGGTTGTAAAAGTACATCTACATCTTCAAAGGGAGGAAATACCATCAATGTAGGCGTCGATTATGAATTGTCCAATGATCTTGCCCAATACGGACAGGCCTCATTAGACGGTATAAAATTAGCTGTTGAGGAGATAAACAAAGCTGGTGGAGTGTTGGGCAAACAGATAAAGCTTAATATTCAGGATAATAAATCAGACGCCGCTG
It includes:
- a CDS encoding oligopeptide/dipeptide ABC transporter ATP-binding protein, with translation MDPLMSIRDLYIIFEHREGFIGKPKTVEAVSGVNLDIYPGEIIAVVGESGCGKTTLGKAICGLYKPSKGSLIFQGKDISKLNKKEFKEFRRNVQMVHQDSYAALNPTRTIYQSLSAPIIRNGFAKDRKQAYEIICELLETVELTPPELYLEKFPHQLSGGQRQRILMARAISLRPKLIVADEPVSMIDVSLRISILDLMAHLNKQFGIAFIYITHDLSTARYIASNGRIAVMYLGKIIETGQLNKVLSHPHHPYLQALLSAVPIPDPDIARNMKQLPLRSWDMPDPTSPPPGCRFNPRCPYAREICQQNEPILRNYEDDMVSCHLAEKVPAWKIG